One window of the Bartonella bacilliformis KC583 genome contains the following:
- a CDS encoding EAL domain-containing protein — MKSLRKIVSVIFFAINLFIHLSLAQAIEPVKISSQDAAIDLSKAVQIHRTNSSIFQTSTVPGPDGVIWRIEVQASHENFSGNWAVFSLANPTNEQIDRLIVAPHYRIANSGFLWPDLGSARIQSITPSEGFSLDRQASTNSDVFRITLNPGAVITFVAELSSENLPQIYLWKPEAYKDTLNSYTLYHGILLGISGLLALLLTVLFVVRGTGLFPATAAVAWAVLFYIGIDFNFLNKLFAITPITEPIWRAATEVSLAATLFIFLFTYLCLNRWHYHFSYGAIAWIIALCGLGAFAIYDPTRAAGIARLSFGLTTILGTILISYFSIRNYDRAIMLIPTWLLIIFWSFGAYICIAGNLNNDIIPSALAGGLVLIVLLISFTIMQQTFSNEPFHEGIFSDLERQALAARGAGSIIWDWNVERDHIAIHPDMTAIFGKNIPQLNGTMHNWISALHHDDREHFQATLDIILKNKNGRINQIFRLSSGDGYYHWLSLRARPAIQKDGKVTRVIGTIINITNHKKAEERLLYDAIHDNLTGLPNQQIFFDRLQSYTTLAKENIKIRPTVLMIDFDNFRQINRKLGIAIGDTVLLIIARRLNRLINVQDTLSRLSADRFAIILLSETDPKKIAAFANHLRKIISAPIDIVEKKITLSTSIGLVTWNESRPTAKNILNDCELAMIHAKQKGGNHIEPFRPNLRNLDLGYRNIEQDIHYAIKRNEMKILYHPIFNLSDGQIIGFEAVLEWHHPNYGHLNVSDFIKVAENEQIVLNLAQFIIDEAVTSLINIQEKCFQQSFFISINLPSADMINPDLINQLRSTLLCHPLNEGSLMIEISEFVLRKNPEQSAHFLEKIKALGINLALDNFGTGYSSLTYLVRYPFNMIKLDRSLVSINSPEKQLVLRSIINIATDLNLQIIAEGVENEKEAIFLKKEGCQYIQSTIITKPVTVEALISLVQNRFSYKN; from the coding sequence GTGAAGAGTTTGCGTAAAATAGTTAGTGTTATTTTTTTTGCAATAAATCTATTTATCCATCTCTCCCTGGCACAAGCCATTGAACCAGTTAAAATTTCCTCTCAAGATGCAGCTATTGATCTCTCAAAGGCGGTTCAAATTCATCGAACAAACAGTTCTATTTTTCAAACAAGTACAGTACCAGGGCCAGATGGTGTTATATGGCGCATTGAAGTACAGGCCAGCCATGAAAATTTTTCTGGAAACTGGGCAGTATTTTCCTTGGCAAATCCAACAAATGAGCAAATTGATCGTCTCATTGTTGCACCTCATTACCGCATAGCTAACTCAGGCTTTCTCTGGCCAGACCTTGGATCAGCGCGCATTCAATCTATTACTCCTAGCGAAGGATTTTCCCTGGATCGTCAGGCTAGTACAAATTCAGATGTCTTTCGGATTACACTCAACCCTGGTGCTGTTATTACATTTGTTGCAGAATTAAGCTCTGAAAATCTACCGCAAATCTATTTATGGAAACCTGAAGCTTATAAAGATACCCTTAACTCTTATACGCTTTATCATGGTATCTTACTTGGTATATCAGGTCTCTTGGCACTTTTATTAACTGTTCTATTTGTTGTCCGCGGAACAGGTCTCTTCCCTGCAACAGCTGCTGTTGCTTGGGCCGTTCTCTTTTATATTGGTATTGACTTTAACTTCTTAAATAAACTCTTTGCAATTACACCAATAACAGAACCAATTTGGCGTGCTGCTACAGAAGTTTCGCTTGCTGCAACACTGTTTATCTTCCTTTTCACGTATCTATGCCTTAACCGCTGGCATTATCACTTTAGCTATGGTGCCATTGCATGGATTATCGCTCTTTGCGGTCTTGGAGCATTTGCTATTTATGACCCAACGAGAGCGGCTGGTATCGCTCGCTTATCATTTGGATTAACGACTATACTAGGCACTATTTTAATCAGCTATTTCTCGATCCGAAATTATGACCGAGCCATCATGCTCATTCCGACATGGTTGTTAATTATCTTCTGGTCTTTTGGGGCTTATATCTGCATAGCAGGAAATTTAAACAATGATATTATTCCATCAGCTCTAGCAGGAGGACTGGTCCTTATCGTTCTTCTCATCAGTTTTACTATTATGCAACAAACTTTTTCTAATGAACCTTTCCATGAGGGAATTTTTTCTGACCTTGAACGGCAAGCACTTGCTGCAAGAGGAGCTGGAAGTATTATCTGGGACTGGAATGTTGAACGTGACCATATCGCTATTCATCCAGATATGACAGCTATCTTTGGTAAAAATATCCCTCAACTCAATGGCACTATGCATAACTGGATTTCAGCCTTGCATCATGATGATCGTGAACACTTTCAAGCCACATTAGATATCATCCTGAAAAATAAAAATGGACGTATTAATCAAATTTTTCGCTTATCTTCCGGTGATGGCTATTACCATTGGCTTTCACTTCGCGCACGCCCTGCCATCCAAAAAGATGGCAAGGTGACCCGGGTTATTGGAACAATTATTAATATTACCAATCATAAAAAAGCTGAAGAACGTCTATTGTATGATGCAATCCATGACAACTTAACAGGCCTTCCTAATCAACAAATTTTCTTTGATCGACTACAGAGTTACACAACTTTAGCTAAAGAAAATATAAAAATTAGGCCAACCGTTCTCATGATTGATTTCGATAATTTCCGTCAAATTAATCGCAAATTAGGCATAGCCATTGGAGATACAGTACTTTTGATAATCGCGCGTCGTTTAAACCGTCTCATTAATGTCCAAGATACTCTATCACGCCTTTCTGCAGACCGTTTTGCAATTATCTTGCTCAGTGAAACTGACCCAAAGAAAATTGCTGCATTTGCCAATCATCTGCGTAAGATAATCTCAGCACCTATTGATATCGTAGAAAAAAAAATAACGCTTTCGACATCAATTGGACTTGTTACATGGAATGAAAGCAGACCAACTGCTAAAAATATCCTCAACGACTGTGAACTAGCGATGATACATGCAAAACAAAAAGGCGGTAATCATATTGAACCTTTCCGCCCTAATTTGCGTAATTTGGATCTTGGATACCGCAATATAGAACAAGACATTCATTATGCCATAAAGCGTAATGAAATGAAAATCCTCTACCACCCTATTTTTAATCTATCGGATGGACAAATTATTGGCTTTGAAGCAGTCTTAGAGTGGCATCATCCAAATTATGGACATTTAAATGTCTCTGATTTTATCAAAGTCGCAGAAAATGAACAAATCGTTCTGAATTTAGCACAGTTTATCATTGATGAAGCTGTTACTAGCCTTATCAATATACAAGAAAAATGTTTTCAACAATCTTTCTTCATTTCAATTAACTTACCAAGCGCAGACATGATTAACCCTGATCTTATAAATCAACTGCGCTCAACTCTTCTTTGTCATCCACTTAATGAAGGGAGCTTAATGATCGAAATATCTGAGTTTGTTTTGAGAAAAAATCCGGAACAATCAGCTCACTTTCTTGAAAAAATTAAAGCATTAGGAATTAATCTCGCACTCGATAATTTTGGAACAGGCTATTCATCGCTGACTTATCTTGTCCGTTATCCATTCAACATGATTAAATTAGATCGCTCACTTGTTTCAATCAATTCACCTGAGAAACAACTCGTTCTTAGGTCAATTATCAACATAGCTACTGATCTTAACTTGCAGATCATTGCAGAGGGTGTAGAAAATGAAAAAGAAGCTATCTTTCTAAAGAAAGAAGGCTGTCAATATATCCAAAGTACAATTATTACAAAACCAGTTACTGTCGAAGCACTTATTTCTTTGGTTCAAAATCGCTTTTCTTATAAAAATTAA
- a CDS encoding M16 family metallopeptidase: protein MSVDISRLSNGLTIATHTMQHIDSVALGIWVKVGSRNEKSTQHGIAHLLEHMAFKGTENRTAFKIASEIEDVGGEINATTSIETTAYFARVLKNDISLAIDILSDIMTCSKFDEEELEREKQVVFQEIGATCDVPDDIIFDHFTETAFRDQSLGRSILGTPKTIQSLTSDDLRSFMNEQYSADRMIVVAAGAVQHESFLREVESRLSIFRPYSKTPLANFAHYTGGKFHEHRDLMDTQIVLGFEGYPYHTQDFYTAQILSIILGGGMSSRLFQEIREKRGLCYSIYAFHWGFSDTGLFGIHTATGQRELETLFPVILDELSKVGQNIHISELQRAQAQYRANLIMSQENPSSQAHLIARQILLYGRPIPISETTGHLDLVTPQRLTNLANNLITNSKPTLATVGPARSLINFDDLKSIFHPK, encoded by the coding sequence ATGAGTGTAGACATCAGCCGCCTGAGTAATGGTTTAACTATCGCCACACATACAATGCAACACATTGACAGTGTAGCACTTGGGATATGGGTCAAAGTTGGCTCACGCAATGAAAAATCTACCCAACATGGTATTGCTCATCTTCTTGAACATATGGCTTTCAAGGGAACAGAAAACCGCACAGCCTTTAAAATTGCATCTGAGATCGAAGATGTTGGAGGTGAAATCAATGCTACAACTAGTATTGAAACTACCGCCTATTTTGCACGTGTTCTTAAAAATGATATTTCCCTCGCCATTGATATTCTATCCGACATCATGACATGTTCAAAATTTGATGAAGAGGAGTTAGAGCGGGAAAAACAAGTGGTTTTTCAAGAAATTGGTGCCACCTGTGATGTTCCCGATGACATTATTTTTGACCATTTTACTGAAACGGCCTTTCGTGATCAATCTCTTGGTCGCTCTATTTTAGGAACCCCTAAAACAATCCAGTCTTTGACATCTGATGATCTCCGCAGTTTCATGAATGAACAATATAGTGCAGATCGTATGATTGTCGTTGCTGCAGGAGCTGTGCAACACGAAAGTTTTCTACGTGAAGTTGAAAGTCGTCTTAGCATTTTTCGTCCCTATTCAAAAACCCCTTTAGCTAACTTTGCTCATTATACTGGCGGGAAATTCCATGAACATCGGGATTTAATGGATACACAAATTGTTCTTGGCTTTGAAGGTTATCCCTATCACACACAGGATTTCTATACTGCTCAAATTCTTTCAATTATTCTTGGAGGAGGAATGTCATCACGATTATTCCAAGAAATTAGAGAAAAACGTGGATTATGTTATTCTATTTACGCTTTCCACTGGGGATTTTCAGATACTGGGCTTTTTGGTATTCATACAGCCACCGGACAGAGAGAATTAGAGACACTTTTTCCTGTTATTCTTGATGAACTCTCTAAAGTAGGCCAAAATATTCATATCAGCGAACTTCAACGAGCACAGGCTCAATATCGTGCAAATCTTATAATGTCACAAGAAAATCCATCCAGTCAGGCACATCTTATTGCCCGCCAAATTCTTCTTTATGGTCGACCCATTCCAATATCTGAAACAACTGGACACTTAGATCTTGTTACCCCACAACGACTTACAAACCTAGCAAACAATTTGATTACTAACTCCAAACCAACATTAGCAACCGTTGGCCCAGCTAGATCCCTCATAAATTTTGATGATTTAAAATCAATTTTTCATCCAAAATAA
- a CDS encoding HAD family hydrolase: protein MPQIDLIIFDCDGVLVDSEYLLAKIGSQLLKEIGYEISPEKLSERFAGLIFSDILKKIEQEIGRPISAHFIDRMSDLFRTQMKTDLRPINGVKRAIENVKSRYPYCICSNAMKTDIEQMLITVNLFDFFENKIFSAPEVGTKKPKPAPDVFLFAAHELGIKPQNTIVIEDSIHGVRSAKAAGMRIIGFTGGSHSYLNHSNDLIDFGAETVINKYAHLPEVLEAMTIWQDS from the coding sequence ATGCCTCAGATTGACCTCATTATTTTTGATTGCGATGGAGTTCTGGTAGACTCCGAATATCTCTTAGCAAAAATTGGATCACAATTACTCAAAGAAATAGGATATGAAATTTCACCCGAAAAATTAAGCGAACGTTTTGCAGGACTTATTTTCTCTGATATTCTTAAAAAGATCGAACAAGAAATAGGAAGGCCAATTTCTGCTCATTTTATAGATCGAATGTCAGATCTTTTTCGCACACAAATGAAAACTGATCTACGCCCTATTAATGGTGTAAAAAGGGCCATAGAAAATGTAAAATCTCGTTATCCCTATTGTATTTGCTCCAACGCAATGAAAACAGATATAGAGCAGATGCTTATAACCGTTAATCTTTTTGATTTTTTTGAAAATAAAATATTTTCTGCACCTGAAGTTGGAACTAAAAAACCAAAACCTGCACCCGATGTTTTCCTTTTTGCTGCGCATGAATTAGGTATAAAACCTCAAAATACTATTGTTATAGAAGATTCTATTCATGGTGTACGTTCTGCAAAAGCAGCAGGCATGCGTATTATTGGTTTTACTGGGGGTTCCCACAGTTACCTGAATCACTCAAATGATCTCATAGATTTTGGTGCAGAAACAGTAATTAATAAATATGCTCATTTACCAGAAGTCTTAGAAGCTATGACAATATGGCAAGATTCATAA
- a CDS encoding site-specific DNA-methyltransferase — translation MTVVQLQKDPVNSPSQIPWCNQIFKGDCVAVLEKLPKHSVDMIFADPPYNLQLEGVLYRPDHSLVDAVDDAWDQFESFAAYDAFTRAWLLACRRVLKPNGTLWVIGSYHNIFRVGTTLQDLGFWVLNDIIWRKNNPMPNFRGRRFQNAHETLIWAVRDQKDKKYTFNYDSLKAANDDVQMRSDWLFPLCTGAERLKDEAGDKLHPTQKPQALLARIIMAASKSGDVILDPFFGSGTTGAVAKLLGRNFVGIEREQRYIDAAHERIAAVKPLAKSELEIIKGKKAEPRVAFINLLEAGLLCPGSVLYDKKKRVSAIVRADGTIMCDNEAGSIHAIGRKVQVSQSCNGWTFWYYEDNGKLKSIDDLRMVIRSQILKTGVL, via the coding sequence ATGACAGTCGTTCAGCTTCAAAAAGATCCAGTTAATTCTCCTTCACAGATACCGTGGTGTAATCAAATATTCAAGGGAGATTGTGTAGCAGTATTAGAAAAGCTTCCTAAACATTCAGTCGATATGATTTTTGCAGATCCTCCTTATAATTTACAGTTGGAAGGGGTATTGTATCGTCCAGATCATTCGCTGGTTGATGCAGTTGATGACGCGTGGGATCAATTTGAAAGTTTTGCTGCTTATGATGCTTTTACGCGTGCGTGGTTGCTTGCTTGTCGTCGTGTATTAAAACCGAATGGAACACTTTGGGTTATTGGATCCTACCACAATATCTTCCGAGTTGGCACGACATTACAGGATTTAGGCTTTTGGGTGCTTAATGATATCATTTGGCGTAAAAATAATCCTATGCCTAATTTTCGTGGACGCCGCTTTCAAAATGCTCATGAAACACTTATTTGGGCTGTTCGGGATCAAAAGGACAAAAAGTATACATTTAATTATGATTCTTTAAAAGCAGCAAATGACGATGTACAGATGCGTTCAGATTGGCTTTTTCCTCTTTGTACAGGTGCTGAACGTCTAAAAGATGAAGCCGGAGATAAGTTACATCCAACACAAAAGCCACAAGCATTATTAGCGCGTATTATTATGGCTGCTAGCAAGTCAGGCGATGTTATCCTCGATCCATTTTTTGGTTCAGGGACAACAGGTGCTGTTGCTAAACTTCTAGGGCGTAATTTTGTTGGTATTGAGCGCGAGCAACGCTACATTGATGCAGCACATGAAAGAATTGCAGCGGTCAAACCTTTAGCAAAATCAGAATTAGAAATTATTAAAGGAAAAAAAGCGGAACCACGTGTAGCGTTCATCAATTTGCTTGAGGCAGGCTTATTATGTCCTGGTAGTGTGCTTTATGATAAGAAGAAACGAGTATCGGCTATTGTCAGAGCGGATGGTACGATTATGTGTGACAACGAAGCAGGTTCTATTCATGCAATAGGACGAAAGGTTCAGGTCTCACAGAGCTGTAATGGCTGGACATTTTGGTATTATGAAGACAATGGTAAACTGAAATCAATTGATGATTTAAGAATGGTAATACGTTCACAGATTTTGAAAACTGGAGTTTTATAA
- the mutY gene encoding A/G-specific adenine glycosylase: MHEISSRLLSWYDKNHRHLPWRITPKEQMKGIHPDPYQVWLSEIMLQQTTVETVKPYFKKFLKLWPDLLSLSQASQDDIMKAWAGLGYYSRARNLKNCADQLMRDYGGKFPQSMKILRSLPGIGDYTAAAIAAIAFSQPVSVVDGNIERIITRLFAITAMLPKAKSEIKEKIQEIIAINRPGDFAQAMMDLGAIICKPRNPSCLLCPLQNLCEATKMQTVENFPVKPPKKERLLKTGAAFVVINKDKQIYLEKRETQTLLNGMTQIPNTIGLKNENALLHAPFAADWQFKGQITHVFTHFSLKFDVYYIDNICEINLKNGWWCNIQHLTKEALPTVMKKAISVAIPNLF; encoded by the coding sequence ATGCATGAAATTTCTTCACGCCTCCTTTCTTGGTATGACAAAAATCACCGGCACTTGCCATGGCGTATTACCCCAAAGGAACAAATGAAAGGAATCCATCCAGATCCTTACCAAGTTTGGCTGTCTGAAATCATGCTCCAACAAACAACCGTTGAAACGGTTAAACCTTATTTTAAAAAATTTCTAAAGCTTTGGCCTGATCTCTTATCTCTATCGCAAGCATCACAAGATGATATCATGAAAGCATGGGCTGGCCTTGGCTATTATTCCCGTGCACGCAACCTTAAAAATTGTGCTGATCAGCTTATGAGAGATTATGGGGGTAAATTTCCACAATCTATGAAAATACTACGCTCTTTACCTGGTATTGGAGACTATACTGCAGCAGCCATCGCAGCCATTGCTTTTAGCCAACCTGTTTCTGTTGTTGATGGGAATATTGAACGCATTATAACCCGCTTATTTGCTATAACCGCAATGTTACCTAAAGCGAAATCTGAAATCAAAGAAAAAATACAAGAAATTATTGCGATAAATCGCCCTGGCGATTTTGCGCAAGCCATGATGGATCTAGGAGCCATTATTTGTAAACCACGTAATCCGTCTTGTTTACTATGCCCTCTCCAAAATTTGTGCGAAGCAACAAAAATGCAAACAGTAGAAAATTTTCCAGTGAAGCCTCCTAAAAAAGAACGCCTTTTAAAAACTGGAGCTGCTTTCGTAGTAATTAATAAAGATAAGCAAATTTATCTGGAAAAACGGGAAACTCAAACACTTCTCAATGGGATGACACAAATCCCTAACACCATCGGGTTAAAAAACGAAAATGCACTTCTCCATGCACCTTTTGCTGCCGACTGGCAATTTAAAGGACAAATAACACATGTTTTTACCCATTTTTCTCTGAAATTTGATGTCTATTATATCGATAATATTTGCGAAATAAACCTTAAAAATGGCTGGTGGTGTAACATTCAGCACCTTACCAAGGAAGCTCTTCCTACTGTTATGAAAAAGGCTATTTCTGTAGCGATCCCCAATCTTTTTTAG
- a CDS encoding DUF721 domain-containing protein translates to MNKKYHKHHFYSLSETVAGILDPILRKRTGLNMALVEHWPQIAGFDVAEYTMPLKIIWGYRSSQDEIFQPATLVVACEGFSALKLMHETGELIQRINSFFGYVAINRIKIEQKQVDIRVDQLRVKSALNEKDKKRIEKMLDGVENKNLRQSLYELGCCIFSEKK, encoded by the coding sequence ATGAATAAAAAATATCACAAACACCATTTTTATTCTCTTTCTGAGACGGTAGCTGGCATACTTGACCCAATTTTACGCAAACGGACGGGGCTTAATATGGCGCTTGTAGAACATTGGCCACAGATTGCAGGCTTTGATGTCGCTGAATATACAATGCCACTCAAAATTATTTGGGGATATCGCTCTAGTCAAGATGAAATTTTCCAACCTGCAACACTTGTCGTTGCTTGTGAAGGATTTTCTGCGTTAAAATTGATGCACGAAACAGGTGAATTAATTCAGAGAATTAATAGTTTTTTTGGGTATGTTGCAATTAATCGCATCAAGATAGAGCAAAAGCAGGTAGATATTCGTGTTGATCAGTTGAGAGTAAAATCAGCTTTGAATGAAAAAGATAAAAAACGCATAGAAAAAATGCTTGATGGTGTTGAAAATAAAAATTTGCGTCAGTCACTCTATGAACTTGGATGTTGCATTTTTTCGGAAAAAAAATAA
- a CDS encoding DsbA family protein → MFNRHSLLSLVIICILAITTQINATVAFSGEVKPVAIVDMAKLLQSGKVKDRFEGDINAPVTIIEYASLTCAHCADFYNTVLPKIRKKYIKTGKVKLIFRDFAYDPRATAGFMLARCAPEDRYFPLIEVLFEKQKDWAWVQDALTPLRKIGAMAGFTNESFDSCLQNQSILDEVNASTERGKELGVTATPTFFINGHQYNGGMPTENFFSIIDSFL, encoded by the coding sequence ATGTTCAATCGTCATTCTCTTTTATCTTTAGTGATCATTTGTATCTTGGCTATAACTACGCAGATTAATGCAACTGTGGCCTTCTCTGGTGAAGTGAAACCAGTTGCAATTGTTGATATGGCTAAGCTTCTTCAATCAGGCAAAGTTAAAGACAGATTTGAGGGTGACATTAATGCACCTGTGACTATCATTGAATATGCTTCTCTGACATGTGCTCATTGTGCTGATTTCTACAATACTGTACTTCCTAAAATTCGCAAAAAATACATAAAAACAGGAAAAGTAAAACTTATTTTCCGGGATTTTGCTTATGATCCTCGAGCAACAGCAGGTTTTATGTTAGCGCGGTGTGCACCAGAGGATCGCTATTTCCCTTTAATAGAAGTTTTGTTTGAAAAACAGAAGGATTGGGCGTGGGTACAAGATGCTTTAACACCTTTAAGAAAAATTGGTGCTATGGCAGGTTTTACAAATGAGAGTTTTGATTCTTGCTTACAAAATCAGTCCATTTTAGATGAAGTTAATGCATCGACTGAGCGTGGGAAAGAGCTTGGTGTTACAGCGACACCTACTTTTTTTATTAATGGTCATCAATATAATGGTGGGATGCCAACAGAAAATTTCTTTTCAATAATTGATAGTTTTCTTTAA
- the ppdK gene encoding pyruvate, phosphate dikinase: MTKWVYSFGDGNAEGSASERNLLGGKGANLAEMSNLGLPVPPGFTITTEVCNFYYANSKTYPEELQQSITLALKRVGQQTGREFGSKTAPLLLSVRSGARTSMPGMMDTVLNLGMNDETVEAIAAQVGDERFAYDSYRRFIQMYSSVVLGLEHSCFEEILDEAKARKGYNADTEMTAADWKNVVVSYKAYIEEKLSRLFPQDPEEQLWGAIGAVFSSWMTARAITYRRLHNIPESWGTAVNVQAMVFGNMGEDSATGVAFTRNPSTGKKELYGEFLINAQGEDVVAGIRTPQNITEAARLIADSNKPSLEKIMPEAFEEFCQIAHKLEQHYRDMQDLEFTIERGKLWILQTRSGKRTVRAALKMAIEMVEEGLISREEAVMRIEPKSLDQLLHPTLDPKAKGFVVTRGLPGSPGAAIGEIVFTSEEAEIAAKEGRKVVLIRVETSPEDIHGMHAAEGILTTRGGMTSHAAVVARGMGKPCISGARNIRIDYSTNTMVVAGQSFQKGDIITIDGSSGEVFKGKVAMLQPELCEDFVKLMEWADEMRRMKVRVNADTPSDARMGRSFGAEGIGLCRTEHMFFAGERIIAMREMILSTDEDGRRKALDKLLPMQRSDFIELFEIMSDFPVTIRLLDPPLHEFLPKTDAEILDVAMAMGVPAEILSERAQQLHEFNPMLGLRGCRLIITYPEIAEMQARAIFEAAAEVAQKSESSVMLEIMVPLVALKSELDFIKVRIDHVASSVMKEKGTKIQYMVGTMIELPRAALRADELAETAEFFSFGTNDLTQTTFGISRDDAAPFLTTYFQKGLLKQDPFVSIDRDGVGELIAIAAKRGRSRCEKIKLGVCGEHGGDPNSIALYEENDLDYVSCSPFRVPIARLAAAQSAIAKKYKIDGSVF; the protein is encoded by the coding sequence ATGACAAAATGGGTTTATAGTTTTGGTGATGGTAATGCAGAAGGAAGCGCAAGTGAGCGCAATCTCCTCGGTGGCAAAGGAGCTAATTTGGCAGAAATGAGCAATCTTGGTCTACCTGTTCCTCCTGGGTTTACTATCACAACGGAAGTTTGTAATTTTTATTACGCCAATAGCAAGACATATCCGGAAGAGTTGCAGCAATCTATTACTTTGGCGCTAAAACGTGTTGGTCAACAAACAGGACGCGAGTTTGGTAGTAAAACAGCACCGCTTTTGCTTTCTGTTCGTTCGGGGGCTCGAACTTCTATGCCGGGCATGATGGATACAGTCCTTAATCTTGGTATGAATGATGAAACTGTGGAGGCAATTGCTGCGCAGGTTGGTGATGAACGCTTTGCTTATGATAGTTATCGTCGTTTTATCCAAATGTATTCCAGTGTTGTTTTAGGTTTAGAACATTCGTGTTTTGAAGAAATCCTTGATGAAGCAAAAGCACGCAAAGGCTATAATGCCGATACAGAAATGACAGCGGCTGATTGGAAAAATGTTGTTGTTTCCTATAAAGCGTATATTGAAGAAAAATTAAGCAGGCTTTTTCCACAAGATCCTGAAGAACAATTATGGGGTGCGATTGGGGCGGTTTTTTCAAGTTGGATGACTGCACGTGCAATCACTTATCGTCGTTTGCATAATATTCCTGAAAGTTGGGGAACAGCGGTTAATGTGCAAGCCATGGTATTTGGCAATATGGGTGAAGATTCGGCGACAGGTGTTGCATTTACACGCAACCCGTCAACAGGGAAAAAAGAGCTTTACGGTGAGTTTTTAATTAATGCTCAGGGTGAGGATGTTGTGGCAGGTATTCGTACGCCTCAAAATATTACGGAAGCAGCAAGGCTTATAGCTGATTCAAATAAACCCTCGTTAGAAAAAATTATGCCAGAGGCTTTTGAAGAATTTTGTCAGATTGCACATAAGCTTGAACAGCATTATCGGGATATGCAAGACCTCGAATTTACAATCGAAAGAGGTAAATTGTGGATTTTGCAAACTCGTTCAGGCAAGAGGACAGTGCGTGCGGCGTTAAAAATGGCAATTGAAATGGTTGAGGAAGGATTGATAAGCCGTGAAGAAGCGGTAATGCGAATTGAGCCAAAATCGCTTGATCAACTTTTGCATCCGACGCTTGACCCTAAGGCAAAAGGTTTTGTTGTCACGCGTGGTTTGCCTGGTTCTCCAGGAGCAGCAATAGGTGAAATTGTTTTTACTTCGGAAGAGGCAGAAATAGCTGCAAAAGAAGGCCGAAAAGTTGTTTTGATACGTGTAGAGACCAGTCCAGAAGATATTCATGGTATGCATGCTGCAGAAGGAATTTTGACAACACGTGGTGGTATGACAAGTCACGCTGCTGTTGTAGCTCGTGGTATGGGAAAACCCTGTATCTCTGGTGCAAGGAATATACGGATTGATTATAGCACAAATACTATGGTTGTTGCGGGTCAAAGTTTCCAGAAAGGTGATATAATCACCATTGATGGCAGTAGTGGAGAAGTTTTCAAAGGGAAGGTTGCAATGTTGCAGCCTGAGCTTTGTGAAGATTTTGTGAAATTGATGGAATGGGCTGATGAAATGCGGCGTATGAAAGTGCGTGTTAATGCTGACACTCCATCTGATGCGCGTATGGGACGTTCTTTTGGAGCAGAAGGTATTGGTCTTTGCCGTACCGAGCATATGTTTTTTGCGGGTGAGCGTATTATTGCTATGCGTGAAATGATTTTAAGTACTGATGAAGATGGACGTCGTAAAGCGCTGGATAAGCTTTTGCCAATGCAGCGATCAGATTTTATAGAATTATTTGAAATTATGTCTGATTTTCCTGTTACTATTCGTCTTTTGGATCCACCTTTGCATGAATTTTTGCCAAAAACGGATGCAGAAATTCTTGATGTAGCAATGGCTATGGGTGTTCCCGCTGAAATACTTTCCGAACGTGCTCAGCAACTGCATGAATTTAATCCTATGCTTGGGTTACGGGGATGTCGTCTCATTATTACTTATCCCGAAATTGCAGAAATGCAGGCGCGAGCAATTTTTGAAGCAGCAGCAGAAGTAGCTCAAAAATCTGAATCTTCTGTGATGCTTGAAATTATGGTACCGCTTGTTGCACTTAAATCTGAATTGGATTTCATTAAAGTTCGGATTGATCATGTAGCTAGCAGTGTGATGAAAGAAAAGGGAACCAAAATTCAATATATGGTTGGCACCATGATCGAGCTACCAAGAGCAGCTCTTCGAGCAGATGAACTTGCAGAAACTGCAGAATTTTTTTCGTTTGGAACAAACGATTTGACACAAACTACTTTTGGTATTTCGCGTGATGATGCAGCTCCTTTTTTAACGACGTATTTTCAAAAAGGACTTTTAAAACAAGATCCGTTTGTATCGATTGATCGTGATGGGGTTGGGGAGCTTATTGCTATTGCTGCAAAGCGTGGACGTTCTCGGTGTGAAAAAATTAAATTAGGTGTTTGCGGTGAGCATGGAGGTGATCCTAATTCTATCGCTTTATATGAAGAAAATGATTTAGACTATGTTTCGTGTTCTCCTTTTCGGGTACCTATTGCACGCTTAGCAGCAGCACAATCAGCAATTGCTAAAAAATACAAAATTGATGGTAGCGTATTTTAA